The Desmonostoc muscorum LEGE 12446 genome includes a region encoding these proteins:
- a CDS encoding type II toxin-antitoxin system VapC family toxin, giving the protein MSGNRYMLDTNAIVSLLQGSSQLIQLLQGAVWIGVSVISQIEFLAFSGLTQQDRQLFGQFLQRVEVINLVASDTVLIEKIIEIRQQYRLKLPDAVIAAMTIQNSATLVTADQEFAKVSILTVINW; this is encoded by the coding sequence ATGAGTGGTAATCGCTACATGTTGGATACGAATGCGATTGTGTCTCTGCTTCAAGGAAGTTCTCAACTTATTCAATTACTTCAAGGTGCTGTTTGGATTGGAGTTTCAGTTATTAGCCAAATTGAATTTCTAGCTTTTTCTGGGCTTACTCAACAGGATCGTCAGCTTTTTGGCCAGTTTCTGCAACGAGTTGAGGTTATCAATTTAGTGGCGAGTGATACTGTTTTGATTGAGAAAATCATTGAAATTCGCCAGCAATACCGATTGAAACTACCGGATGCAGTGATAGCAGCAATGACAATCCAAAATTCAGCAACCTTGGTGACTGCCGATCAAGAGTTTGCGAAGGTATCAATTTTAACGGTTATCAATTGGTAA
- the leuB gene encoding 3-isopropylmalate dehydrogenase, whose amino-acid sequence MTQNYRITLLPGDGIGPEIMAVAVDVLKVVGKQFDIQFEFQEALIGGAAIDATGEPLPSATLDTCRNSDAVLLAAIGGYKWDSLPSNLRPEAGLLGLRAGLGLFANLRPAKILPQLIDASTLKREVVEGVDIMVVRELTGGIYFGKPKGIFTTETGEKRGVNTMVYTESEIDRIGRVAFEAARKRGGKLCSVDKANVLEVSQLWRDRITQLSSEYPDIELSHLYVDNAAMQLVRSPKQFDTIVTGNLFGDILSDAAAMLTGSIGMLPSASLGAEGPGVFEPVHGSAPDIAGQDKANPLAQVLSAAMMLRYGLNQPKAADHIEKAVLQVLEQGDRTGDIISPGKNLLGCRAMGNALILALEAE is encoded by the coding sequence ATGACCCAGAACTACCGCATTACCCTACTCCCCGGCGATGGCATTGGCCCTGAAATTATGGCAGTGGCGGTAGATGTGCTGAAAGTTGTAGGGAAGCAATTTGATATTCAGTTTGAATTCCAAGAAGCCCTCATCGGCGGTGCAGCAATTGACGCCACGGGCGAACCTCTGCCTTCTGCGACTTTAGATACTTGCCGTAATAGTGATGCTGTATTACTCGCTGCCATTGGTGGCTACAAGTGGGATTCTCTACCATCCAATTTACGCCCAGAAGCAGGTTTGTTGGGGCTACGTGCGGGTTTGGGATTATTTGCCAATTTACGCCCAGCAAAAATTTTGCCCCAGCTAATCGATGCTTCGACTTTGAAGCGGGAAGTTGTGGAAGGCGTCGATATTATGGTGGTGCGGGAATTGACTGGTGGGATTTATTTTGGTAAGCCCAAGGGAATTTTTACTACGGAAACTGGTGAAAAACGCGGTGTAAATACGATGGTTTACACTGAATCAGAAATCGATCGCATTGGAAGAGTGGCTTTTGAAGCAGCCCGCAAACGCGGCGGCAAACTTTGTTCGGTGGATAAAGCGAACGTATTAGAAGTATCTCAGTTATGGCGCGATCGCATTACTCAACTTTCTTCAGAATATCCAGACATCGAACTGTCTCATCTTTATGTAGATAATGCTGCCATGCAGTTGGTACGCTCTCCCAAGCAGTTCGATACCATTGTCACAGGTAATTTGTTTGGCGATATTCTCTCTGATGCTGCTGCCATGCTCACAGGTAGTATTGGGATGCTGCCTTCCGCTAGTTTGGGCGCTGAGGGGCCTGGTGTATTTGAACCAGTTCATGGTTCCGCCCCAGATATTGCAGGACAAGATAAGGCAAATCCTCTAGCACAGGTTTTGAGTGCGGCCATGATGTTACGCTACGGTTTAAATCAGCCAAAAGCCGCAGACCACATAGAAAAAGCCGTACTACAAGTTTTAGAACAAGGCGATCGCACTGGGGATATCATTTCACCTGGAAAAAATCTCTTAGGTTGCCGTGCTATGGGCAATGCGCTGATTTTAGCTCTTGAAGCTGAATAA
- the accD gene encoding acetyl-CoA carboxylase, carboxyltransferase subunit beta, giving the protein MANNEESRGLKSLFDWFANRRKSGSTSLERQEREIADGLWHKCSNCGVLTYTKDLRANQMVCVECGHHNRVDSDERIRQLVDHNTWKPLDEHLRPTDPLQFRDRKLYSDRLRETQEKIGLIDAVKTGLGQINGLPVALGVMDFRFMGGSMGSVVGEKLTRMIEQATQRRYPVIIVCTSGGARMQEGMLSLMQMAKISAALQRHQDARLLYIPVLTNPTTGGVTASFAMLGDIILAEPKATIGFAGRRVIEQTLREKLPDDFQTAEDLLLHGFVDDIVPRTQLKNTLAQLIALHQPVLTPPHMVLWESMTLTSTAAE; this is encoded by the coding sequence ATGGCTAACAACGAAGAATCACGCGGTTTAAAGTCTTTATTTGATTGGTTTGCAAATCGACGTAAATCAGGATCTACCAGCCTCGAACGCCAAGAACGTGAAATTGCTGATGGTCTGTGGCATAAATGTTCTAATTGTGGTGTGTTGACATACACAAAAGACTTGAGAGCTAACCAGATGGTTTGTGTCGAATGTGGTCATCATAATCGTGTAGATAGCGATGAGCGTATCCGTCAATTGGTAGACCACAATACCTGGAAACCTCTAGACGAGCATTTGCGTCCAACCGATCCGCTGCAATTCCGCGATCGCAAACTCTACAGCGATCGCCTACGAGAAACCCAGGAAAAAATTGGCTTAATAGACGCAGTTAAAACTGGTTTGGGTCAAATCAATGGTTTACCTGTTGCCCTTGGGGTTATGGACTTCCGCTTCATGGGTGGTAGTATGGGTTCGGTTGTGGGAGAAAAACTCACCCGCATGATTGAGCAAGCCACTCAGCGACGGTATCCTGTAATTATTGTCTGCACCTCCGGTGGCGCGAGAATGCAAGAAGGAATGCTTTCCCTGATGCAGATGGCGAAAATCTCCGCAGCCTTACAACGCCATCAAGACGCCCGACTGTTGTATATTCCTGTTTTGACAAATCCTACAACAGGGGGCGTTACCGCTAGTTTTGCAATGTTGGGCGATATTATTTTGGCAGAACCCAAAGCAACCATTGGTTTTGCAGGTCGGCGAGTGATTGAGCAAACCCTACGGGAAAAACTGCCCGATGATTTTCAGACCGCTGAAGATTTACTCCTGCACGGCTTTGTCGATGATATTGTACCGCGTACCCAATTAAAGAACACCTTAGCCCAGCTGATTGCCCTACACCAGCCTGTGCTAACACCACCTCATATGGTGTTATGGGAAAGCATGACCTTGACTTCTACTGCCGCAGAATAA
- a CDS encoding MFS transporter, whose amino-acid sequence MDFVPVEISAPLSLEIAQITTPQTAVSPTSRIPKDAIRRSLKASTVDSVLAAVYSIGTSGILLGNLLVELDASPVVFGMLSSIPMLVNLIQPLGAYLSERSTSRFQYALRTHGIARLLWLILVIGIAGASWGLLNTNQLVILTLLIILFSYLLAGLGTASWLSWLAMIVPRRLRGRYFGIRNSAASLTNLICLPIAGLVVSHWYGGVLQGYGVILLLSIIFGIVGLGCQYFQVDMNPLAQNTYVGKLPQTNETPSDATKNESSQETQLIYTPPDQLTISIWKNSNFLRFLWYFGLWTLAFNLSAPFFNLYMLDTLDLNVSYVTIYTSLQAGANLLMLILWGKLADKIGNRPILIFGGILVAATPLLWLGIGVNRLDIWLWLPLLHILTGGTGAAMDLCNNNIQLGIAPIKNQSIYFAIAAAVAGASGALGTTIGSFILEFTQSGGSLALFALSTVFRLTALIPLIFTQEPGRG is encoded by the coding sequence ATGGATTTTGTTCCGGTTGAAATATCTGCGCCTCTGAGTCTGGAAATTGCCCAGATTACTACACCGCAAACAGCAGTTTCTCCAACTTCTCGCATTCCCAAGGATGCTATTCGCAGAAGTTTAAAAGCCTCTACAGTAGATTCTGTTTTAGCAGCGGTTTATTCCATTGGTACTAGCGGTATTTTACTTGGCAATTTATTGGTGGAGTTAGATGCTAGTCCAGTGGTATTTGGGATGTTGTCCTCTATCCCCATGTTGGTGAATCTGATTCAGCCCTTGGGTGCTTACTTGTCTGAACGCAGCACTAGCCGCTTTCAATATGCACTGCGGACGCACGGAATTGCTCGCCTATTGTGGCTAATTTTAGTAATTGGAATTGCAGGCGCAAGCTGGGGACTGTTGAATACTAACCAGTTAGTGATATTAACACTCTTAATTATTCTATTCAGCTATCTTTTAGCAGGACTAGGAACTGCATCGTGGCTAAGTTGGTTGGCAATGATAGTTCCCCGACGATTGCGAGGCAGGTATTTTGGTATACGCAATAGCGCCGCTAGCCTCACCAATTTGATTTGCCTACCAATAGCTGGTTTAGTTGTATCTCACTGGTATGGGGGAGTTTTACAAGGTTATGGGGTGATTCTGCTATTGAGTATTATTTTTGGAATTGTCGGGCTAGGGTGTCAGTATTTTCAAGTGGATATGAATCCGCTGGCGCAAAACACTTATGTTGGCAAGTTACCTCAAACAAATGAGACTCCATCAGACGCTACAAAAAACGAATCTTCCCAAGAAACTCAATTAATTTATACACCACCAGACCAGTTAACTATTAGTATTTGGAAAAACTCTAACTTTTTGAGATTTCTGTGGTATTTCGGCTTGTGGACGCTGGCTTTTAACCTCAGCGCTCCTTTTTTTAATCTCTACATGCTGGACACCTTGGATTTGAATGTTAGCTACGTGACTATCTACACCAGCCTTCAGGCGGGGGCGAATTTGCTGATGTTGATTCTGTGGGGCAAATTAGCAGATAAGATAGGCAATCGCCCCATTCTGATCTTTGGTGGAATTCTGGTTGCAGCCACACCATTGCTGTGGCTGGGGATTGGTGTTAATCGCCTTGATATCTGGCTATGGTTGCCACTGTTACACATCTTGACTGGAGGTACAGGGGCGGCAATGGATTTATGTAATAACAATATTCAATTAGGGATTGCGCCGATTAAAAATCAGTCTATCTATTTTGCGATCGCAGCTGCCGTTGCTGGGGCGAGTGGTGCTTTGGGCACAACCATAGGCAGCTTCATCCTGGAATTTACTCAATCTGGAGGCTCATTGGCGTTATTTGCCCTCTCTACTGTATTTCGACTAACAGCCCTGATTCCGTTGATTTTTACCCAAGAACCGGGAAGGGGATGA
- a CDS encoding ABC transporter substrate-binding protein, whose protein sequence is MKSKLLTFFGVAIAIAIAFIAFHNLQLTSKPLASTTITVKLSGWGGNPVEQKLLRQVLQDFEAQHPAIKVKYEVISDQYMDVIKTRLVGEAAPDVFYLDALEAPFLMSQNVLEPLDNYITPEFDLADFEDTLLDSFKYENQIYGLPKDYSTLALFYNKKSFAAAGLSNPPATWDELRSYSKQLTGKLNRYGFGEIPELARQAYKIKAFGGQVIDQNGYATFASEASLKGLQLVIDQYQKDRSSAQKSDVGTNSGSEMFGQSKVAMVIEGNWAIPYLTETFPQVEFATAQLPTINDKKGTMVFTVAYVMNKQAQHKAEAWELISYLTGKAGMQKWTGTGFALPTRKSVAKNLGYDQDPLRSPLVAGVDYATPWQVGKYPGAIVNNFENQFISALLGQQPLKQAMVRAEKAANQQIRAMD, encoded by the coding sequence ATTAAAAGCAAGTTATTAACTTTTTTCGGAGTGGCGATCGCCATTGCGATCGCTTTTATTGCTTTTCACAACTTACAATTAACAAGCAAACCCTTAGCCTCTACCACAATTACCGTTAAACTCAGCGGTTGGGGAGGTAATCCTGTTGAGCAAAAACTCTTGAGACAGGTATTGCAAGACTTTGAAGCACAGCATCCAGCTATTAAGGTCAAATATGAAGTGATTTCTGACCAATATATGGATGTAATCAAAACCCGCCTAGTTGGAGAAGCTGCACCTGATGTCTTTTATTTAGATGCATTAGAAGCTCCTTTTTTGATGAGTCAAAATGTTCTGGAACCACTCGACAATTACATCACTCCCGAATTTGATCTAGCGGACTTTGAAGATACTCTACTCGACAGCTTCAAATACGAAAACCAAATTTATGGTCTTCCCAAAGACTATTCCACCCTAGCGCTGTTTTATAACAAAAAATCCTTCGCAGCCGCTGGCTTGAGTAATCCCCCAGCGACTTGGGACGAACTACGCAGCTACTCAAAACAATTAACAGGCAAACTTAACAGATACGGGTTTGGAGAAATCCCCGAATTGGCGCGTCAGGCTTACAAAATCAAAGCCTTTGGTGGACAAGTCATAGACCAAAATGGCTATGCAACTTTTGCCAGTGAGGCAAGTTTGAAAGGTTTACAGTTGGTAATAGACCAGTATCAAAAAGATCGTTCCTCTGCCCAAAAATCTGATGTGGGGACAAACTCAGGTAGTGAAATGTTTGGTCAGAGTAAAGTGGCAATGGTAATTGAAGGTAATTGGGCAATTCCTTACTTAACTGAAACCTTTCCCCAAGTCGAGTTTGCTACTGCCCAACTGCCTACGATTAATGATAAAAAAGGCACGATGGTGTTTACGGTTGCGTATGTGATGAACAAGCAAGCACAGCACAAAGCCGAAGCTTGGGAGTTGATTTCTTATCTCACAGGTAAAGCCGGAATGCAGAAGTGGACAGGAACAGGGTTTGCTTTGCCGACACGTAAATCAGTAGCAAAGAATTTAGGCTATGACCAAGATCCATTGCGATCGCCATTAGTGGCTGGTGTTGATTATGCTACACCTTGGCAGGTGGGTAAATATCCAGGGGCGATCGTGAATAATTTTGAGAATCAGTTTATCAGCGCCTTATTGGGGCAACAACCATTAAAGCAGGCGATGGTGCGGGCAGAAAAGGCAGCTAATCAGCAGATTAGGGCAATGGATTGA
- a CDS encoding IS5 family transposase, whose translation MAYSSNLTDAEWEIFEPLLQEILPTKKQTRPTNWPKRDIFNGILYQLKNGCNWQDLPKDLPPYSTVYWHYKQWRAAGVFEELMSVLHGQVREQVKKKPHWTTLIIIDSQAVKNTCNASVESKGFCFYKATNGIKRHLAIDTLGFPFFTLCTRANVSDDAGLIEMFTLNIDYFKSKPIDIPKITILLDHGYHPEYLTQELERIYPEIMTKIQFQLSTKPSKQEKAAQGKSGFVPAIARWVIERSNAWMERCKILVKNFERTLVSATAKLNICFIRLMIKRLAAPS comes from the coding sequence ATGGCGTATTCCAGCAACCTCACTGATGCAGAATGGGAAATTTTTGAACCCTTATTGCAAGAGATATTACCGACTAAGAAGCAGACTCGACCGACCAACTGGCCAAAGCGAGATATCTTCAATGGAATTCTCTATCAACTAAAAAATGGATGCAATTGGCAAGACTTACCTAAAGACCTCCCCCCTTATTCCACTGTATATTGGCACTACAAACAGTGGCGAGCAGCCGGGGTATTTGAGGAACTGATGAGTGTCTTACATGGACAAGTGCGTGAACAGGTAAAAAAAAAACCGCACTGGACGACATTGATCATCATTGACTCCCAAGCAGTGAAAAATACCTGCAACGCCAGTGTGGAGTCGAAAGGTTTTTGCTTCTACAAAGCCACCAACGGTATTAAAAGGCATTTGGCTATTGACACCCTTGGGTTTCCCTTTTTTACGCTCTGTACTCGCGCCAATGTCTCGGATGATGCCGGATTAATTGAGATGTTTACTCTCAACATCGACTACTTCAAGTCAAAACCTATCGATATTCCCAAGATTACTATCCTGCTAGATCATGGGTATCACCCAGAATATTTGACTCAGGAGTTAGAGCGAATTTACCCAGAGATCATGACCAAAATTCAGTTTCAACTTTCTACGAAACCCTCAAAACAAGAGAAAGCGGCACAAGGAAAATCTGGATTTGTTCCGGCAATAGCTAGATGGGTGATCGAACGCTCCAATGCTTGGATGGAGCGCTGTAAAATTCTGGTTAAGAACTTTGAACGAACCCTGGTTAGTGCCACTGCCAAACTCAATATCTGCTTCATCAGGCTAATGATTAAGAGGCTTGCAGCACCTTCTTAG
- a CDS encoding tetratricopeptide repeat protein, whose translation MKRSAKSQRVCWWFLPKLTRYSLTLLLSAVMLADAVGATPRNRGLQIGQQPETTQQNATRAAAERLTQEGLQLSQQGTIESLRQAIGKWQQALKLWQQVDDKRSEAVTFIGIGRVYDDLGEKQEALKYYNQALPILRAVGDKQGEAATLTNIGKVYNSLGEKQEALKYYNQALPIRRVVGDRGGEANTLNNIGRVYDDLGEKQEALKYYNQALPIIRAVGERGGEATILNNIGLIYDSLGEKQEALKYYNQALPIIRAVGERRVEATTLNNIGSVYDSLGEKQEALKYYNQALPILRAVGDRGVEAITLFNMAFLERSRGNLQQARTHIQAAIDIIEDLHAKIADQELRASYLASVQGYYKFYNDLLMELQKKVP comes from the coding sequence ATGAAGAGGAGTGCAAAGTCTCAACGGGTTTGCTGGTGGTTTCTACCAAAATTGACCCGCTACAGTTTAACTTTATTGCTGAGTGCGGTAATGCTTGCTGATGCTGTGGGGGCGACACCGAGAAACCGAGGGTTGCAGATAGGACAGCAACCAGAAACCACTCAACAAAATGCCACTCGCGCTGCTGCGGAACGGCTTACTCAAGAAGGTTTGCAACTTTCTCAACAAGGTACAATAGAATCACTGCGACAGGCGATCGGGAAATGGCAACAAGCGCTGAAGCTTTGGCAACAAGTTGATGATAAACGCTCGGAAGCCGTCACCTTCATTGGCATTGGCAGAGTCTACGACGATTTAGGAGAAAAGCAAGAAGCACTCAAATACTACAACCAAGCTTTACCAATACTCCGTGCAGTGGGGGACAAGCAAGGGGAAGCCGCCACCCTCACCAATATTGGCAAGGTGTACAACTCATTAGGAGAAAAGCAAGAAGCGCTCAAATACTACAATCAAGCTTTACCCATACGTCGTGTAGTGGGGGACAGGGGAGGGGAAGCCAACACCCTCAACAATATTGGCAGAGTCTACGACGATTTAGGAGAAAAGCAAGAAGCACTCAAATACTACAACCAAGCTTTACCCATAATCCGTGCAGTGGGGGAGAGAGGAGGGGAAGCCACCATCCTCAACAATATTGGCTTAATCTACGACTCACTAGGAGAAAAGCAAGAAGCACTCAAATACTACAACCAAGCTTTACCCATAATCCGTGCAGTGGGGGAGAGAAGAGTGGAAGCCACCACCCTCAACAATATTGGTAGTGTCTACGACTCATTAGGAGAAAAGCAAGAAGCCCTTAAATACTACAACCAAGCTTTACCAATACTCCGTGCAGTGGGGGACAGGGGAGTGGAAGCTATCACTCTCTTTAATATGGCTTTCCTAGAACGCAGTAGGGGTAATTTACAACAAGCCCGGACACATATTCAAGCCGCCATCGACATCATTGAAGATTTACACGCCAAAATAGCTGACCAAGAACTACGTGCTTCTTACCTTGCCTCAGTCCAAGGCTACTACAAATTCTACAACGACCTGCTGATGGAACTGCAAAAAAAAGTCCCATAA
- a CDS encoding prepilin peptidase → MDILFAALASAIVFALGASVGSFINVVVYRLPAGLSILWPPSRCPRCLNQLKAYDNVPVFGWISLRGRCRYCKSKISPRYPVVEGITGIIFLLVFLVFKASTFTIGYWAFCSWLLALSLIDLDTMTLPNALTKSGLVVGILFQMVVGFLPEASSVALVNHLMMGIVGAVLGLWLFDAIAILGSIAFGKAAMGAGDAKLAAMMGAWLGWKYLLLASFIACVLGALVGSGVIVRSRHRLGQKMPFGPFLALGYVITLFVGEIILSSYLRLFFPAS, encoded by the coding sequence ATGGACATTTTATTCGCCGCCTTGGCGAGTGCAATTGTCTTTGCTTTGGGTGCATCCGTTGGCAGTTTTATCAATGTTGTTGTTTATCGGCTACCTGCTGGGTTGTCAATTCTTTGGCCGCCTTCTCGTTGTCCGCGTTGCTTAAACCAGCTAAAAGCCTACGACAATGTACCAGTCTTCGGCTGGATTTCTTTAAGAGGGCGGTGTCGATATTGCAAAAGCAAAATTTCTCCCCGTTATCCTGTGGTAGAAGGGATAACGGGAATAATTTTTTTGCTGGTTTTTTTAGTATTCAAAGCTTCAACTTTCACAATAGGCTATTGGGCTTTTTGCAGTTGGTTATTGGCGCTATCGCTGATTGACCTGGATACAATGACCTTACCCAATGCACTTACTAAGTCGGGTTTGGTGGTGGGAATTTTATTTCAAATGGTGGTTGGTTTTTTACCAGAGGCTAGTTCTGTAGCACTGGTAAATCACTTGATGATGGGCATAGTTGGTGCAGTATTGGGCTTATGGCTATTTGATGCGATCGCCATATTAGGTTCAATTGCCTTCGGTAAAGCTGCTATGGGCGCAGGTGACGCCAAGTTAGCAGCGATGATGGGAGCCTGGTTAGGATGGAAATATTTGCTCTTGGCTAGTTTTATCGCCTGTGTGCTGGGAGCGTTAGTGGGTAGCGGTGTGATTGTGCGATCGCGCCACAGACTCGGACAAAAGATGCCTTTCGGGCCTTTTCTGGCTTTAGGGTATGTAATTACTTTATTTGTTGGTGAAATTATTTTATCTAGCTACCTACGGTTATTTTTTCCAGCGTCATGA
- a CDS encoding trypsin-like serine peptidase: MALEVSDRSRARVLIELLTEANIDIRKGIDPQILAEETSLRSQINAKEKLLSELSTKKVGSDDRIPMTSRDYPWSAIGKIEGVGADGGGYSCTGTLISEDVVLTNAHCVVNAETGKVSQAIAFLPNLVNGVVKSKNDVAYATNVYYGTDFKNGTLTDYANDWAILKLNKPIGNKYGYLGWKSLPSSGLVGDTKKFALVGYSGDFPNPKKKGYETLTAGESMTAGVHLKCSILRRQDNFLYHNCDTNQGASGGAIISNINGNYYIFALHSGSNEVNGLLLNRAVEMSRLDEWLQGN; this comes from the coding sequence TTGGCACTGGAAGTTAGCGATCGCTCTCGCGCCCGTGTTCTAATTGAACTACTAACCGAAGCAAACATAGATATCCGTAAAGGCATTGACCCACAAATCCTAGCAGAAGAAACTAGTTTGCGATCGCAAATCAATGCTAAAGAAAAATTATTATCAGAACTATCAACTAAAAAAGTTGGTTCAGATGACCGTATTCCCATGACTAGTAGAGACTACCCTTGGTCAGCCATTGGTAAAATCGAGGGGGTAGGTGCTGATGGTGGCGGTTACAGTTGCACGGGAACGTTGATTTCTGAAGATGTTGTTTTGACAAATGCTCACTGTGTAGTTAACGCTGAAACCGGAAAAGTTAGTCAAGCGATCGCCTTTCTGCCAAACTTAGTTAATGGTGTTGTCAAAAGTAAAAATGATGTCGCTTACGCCACTAATGTTTATTACGGCACAGACTTTAAAAATGGCACTTTAACTGATTACGCAAACGACTGGGCGATTTTGAAACTCAACAAGCCTATCGGTAACAAATATGGTTATTTGGGCTGGAAATCCTTACCATCTTCTGGTTTGGTTGGCGATACGAAAAAATTCGCCTTAGTCGGCTATTCTGGTGATTTTCCTAATCCCAAGAAAAAAGGTTATGAAACTCTAACTGCTGGTGAAAGTATGACTGCTGGCGTTCATTTAAAATGCAGTATCCTCCGCCGTCAGGATAATTTTTTGTACCACAACTGTGATACTAATCAGGGAGCTTCTGGAGGTGCAATTATCAGTAATATAAACGGCAATTATTATATTTTCGCCCTCCACTCCGGCTCAAATGAGGTGAATGGATTGCTGTTGAACCGGGCAGTGGAAATGTCTCGTTTGGATGAGTGGTTGCAAGGGAATTAA